The genomic region CGGCGAGCGGGTTCAGCCGGTGACCCCGCTCGTGCAGACGCGCGGCGGCGAATTGGGGATCCGGACGGAGCTCGTGCCGCGCATGCAGACCTCGCTCTCGCTCTGGCGGCTCGACCTCGACTCGGAACTCCTCTTCACCGGCGACGCCGGCACCACCGAGCCCTCGCGCCCCTCGCGCCGGCAGGGGCTCGAGTGGAGCGTGCGCTACGAGCCCCTGCGCTGGCTCCTCTTCGACCTCGACCTCGCCTGGTCGCGCGCCCGCTTCACCGACCCCGATCCGGCCGGCGACCACGTCCCCGGCTCCATCGAGACCGCGGTCTCCGCCGGCGCGACCGTCCACGCGCTCGGCCCCTGGTCGGCGAGCGCCTTCCTGCGCCACTTCGGCCCGCGCCCGCTCGTCGAGGACGACCGCGTGCGCTCCTCGGCCTCGACCACCGTGAACGCGCAGCTCGCCTACCGGCTCGGGGAGCACGTCCGGCTCACCCTCGACGTCTTCAACCTGCTCGACAGCCGGGTGGACGACATCGCCTACTTCTACGTCTCGCGCTCGAAGGGGGAGCCGGCCGCCGGCGTGGCCGACGTCCACTTCCACCCCGCCGAGCCGCGGAGCGCCCGGGCCACGGTGGCGGTGCTCTTCTAGCCGGCGCGCGGTTGCGCCCGATCGGAGGCGCTGGTAGGCATCTTCGCGGAGGCACCTGCATGCTGGAGCGCATCGGCATCTCGCTGGAGCACGACCTGCTCGCGCAGTTCGACCGGCTCATCGAGGAGAAGGGCTACGAGAACCGCTCCGAGGCGATCCGCGACCTCATCCGCGAGCAGCTCGTGGCGCGCGGCTGGTCGGAGGCGCGGGGCGACGAGGAGCGGGTGGCGGTGGTCACGCTGGTCTACGACCACGACTCGTCGAGCCTGGCGCAGAAGCTCACCCACATCCAGCATGAGAACCACCTCGCGGTGGTCTCGGCGCTCCACGTCCACATGGACCACCACAACTGCCTCGAGGTGCTGGTGCTCCGCGGCAAGGCCAAGGAGATCCTGCGGATGGGCGAGAGCCTGGTGAGCACCAAGGGCGTGCGCTACGGGAAGGTGGTCCCGGCGACGACGGGGCAGGAGCTGAAGTAGCCCGCCGCTAGGCCCGCCGCGCGGGCCGGGGCCGCGGCGCCTCGTGCCCGGCGCGGGCGTCCTCCTGCCGCGCGCGGTGCTCCTCGTGCCGCGCACGGTGCTCCTCGTGCCGCGCACGGTGCTCCAGGATGCGCGGGAGGCGCTCCTCGATCCAGTCGGTCAGCGCCTCCACGTGCCCGGCCACCTCGCGCCCGAGCGGCGTCAGGCTGTAGTCCACCCGGGGCGGGATGACCGGGTAGACCTCCCGGAGGACGAAGCCGTCGCGCTCGAGCGCCTGGAGCGTCTGGGCGAGCATCTTCTCGCTCACGCCCGCCACCTTGCGCCGGAGCTCGCTGAAGCGGTGCGTGGACTCGAGCAGCGCCACCAGCACCAGCACGCCCCAGCGGCTGGTCACGTGGTCGAGCACCCCCCGCGACGGGCAGGCGGGCGCGTAGAGATCGCCGCGGCGAGGCAATGCGTTCCGGTTCATCGCCCGGGCCAGGTGGCCGCTGCGCCTCGTCTCGATCATGTCAGTAACTTACCAAAAGGTAGGTACTTTCGCAAAGTGAGTGTCAGCGTTAGGTTCCGCTCCAGACCAACCCCTTGCAAGGAGAGAGACCCCATGTTCGTCGTCACCGCAGCCACCGGAAAGCTGGGCCGCCACGCGGTCGAGGCGCTGCTCCAGAAGGTGCCCGCCCGCGAGATCGCGGCGGCCGTGCGCCACCCCGAGAAGGCGGCCGACCTCGCCGCCCGCGGCGTGCAGGTGCGAGAGGCCGACTACACCCGCCCCGGCACCCTGCAGGCGGCCTTCCAGGCCGGCGACAAGGTGCTCTTCATCTCGTCGAGCGCCGTCGGCGAGCGGCTGCCGCAGCACCGGGCGGTGGTGGAGGCGGCGCGGAAGGCCGGGGTGGCGCTCCTCGCCTACACGAGCCTGCTCCGGGCCGACCGCTCCACCCTCGGGCTCGCCCCGGAGCACAAGGGCACCGAGGAGCTCGTCCGCGCCTCCGGCCTGCCGTTCGTCTTCCTGCGCAACGGCTGGTACCTCGAGAACTACACCGAGAACCTCGGGCCGGCGCTGGCGCACGGGGCCATCGCCGGCTGCGCCGGGCAGGGCCGCATCGCCGCCGCCTCCCGGGCCGACTACGCGGCCGCCGCGGTCGAGGTGCTCACCGGCGCGGGCCACGAGGGGAAGGCCTACGAGCTCGCCGGCGACGCCCCCTTCACGCTGGCCGAGCTCGCGGCCGAGGTCTCGCGCCAGCTCGGCCGGACCATCGCCTACGCCGACCTGCCGCCGGAGGAGTACCGCAAGGTGCTCACCGCGGCCGGGCTGCCCGGCCCGTTCGTGGAGCTGCTCGTCGACTCCGACCTGGGCGCCTCCCGCGGCGAGCTCGACGACCGGACGGGCGAGCTGCGTCGCCTCATCGGCCGCCCCACCACCTCGCTCGCGGCGGCGGTGAAGGCGGGGCTGGGGCGCTGACGCGAGGCGCCGCGCCTTCGCTCAGCCGCCGCGCAGCGCGCCCCCGTGCGGGTGGCGGTGCTTGAGGATGTGCGGCGTCTCGAGCCGGTGCGCCGCCATGAGCCGCTCGTCCCCGAGCACCGCGGCGGTCGGGCCGTCGGCCACCACCCGGCCGCCGTCGAGCACCGCCACCCGCGGGCAGAGCTCCACCACGAGCTCCAGGTCGTGCGTCACCACGAGCAGCCCCTGCTCGAGCCGCGAGAGCCGCCCCAGGAGCTGGCGGCGGGCGTAGGGGTCGAGGAAGGCGGTCGGCTCGTCGAGCACGAGGAGCCGGGGCCCGGTGACGAGCGCGCCGGCGAGCGTCACCGCCCGCTTCTCGCCCGAGGAGAGGTGCCCCGGGAAGCGGCCGGCGAGGCGGCCCGCCCCCATCTCCTCGAGCGCGGCCCGCGCGCGCGCCTCGGCCTCGGCGGGCGGCACCCCGGCGGCGAGCGGCGCGAAGGCCACGTCCTCGAGCACCGTGGGCATGAAGAGCTGGTCGTCGGGGTCGTTGAAGAGGAAGCCGGTGCGGGCCCGGATCTCGGGGAGCGACGCCGGCGCGAGCGGCAGCCCGGCCACCCGCGCCGTCCCGGCGGAGGGCTCCACCAGCCCGGCGAGGAGCGAGATGAGGGTGGTCTTGCCGGCGCCGTTCGGCCCCACCAGGCCGAGCCGCTCCCCCTCGCCGAGCCGGAGGTCCACGCCGCGCAGCGCCTCGGTGCCGTCGGGGTAGCGGAAGGCGACGCCCTCGAGCGCGACGAGCTCGGCGGGGCGGGCGCCGGGGGCGGGAGCGGGACCGGTCACGAGAGCCTCGAGAGGAGCGCCTCGCCGGCCCAGCGCGAGAGCGGCAGGAGCCGGGCGGCGGCGCAGAAGGTGACCCCGAGCGCGAGGAACGCGGCGTCGCGGGCCCGGAACCGCTCGGTCGCGAGCGAGGGGAGCTCGCCTTGGAAGCCGCGCACCTGCATGCAGCGGTAGACGCGCTCGCCGCGATCCCAGGTCCGGCGGAGCAGGGTGAAGAGCATGCCGCGGGCGGTGGCGAGCCGGGGCAGCCTTCGCCGGGGCTCGCGCAGGAGCCGCGCCGCCTGGAGCCGCTCCCCCTCGGCGACCAGGAGGAAGAGGTAGCGGTAGAGGAACTGGAGCTGGGTGGTGAGCGCCGCCGGGGTCCCGAGGAGCCGGAGCCCGCGCACCAGCCGCGGCATGGAGGTGGTGGCGACGAGGAGGAGGAGCGTGCTCGTGCAGAGGGCGAACCGGAGCAGGATCGAGAGCAGCGACAGCACGCCCCCGCGCACCGCCACGCCGGCGACGTGCGCCGCCGGCGCGGTGTCGAGGAAGGGGTTCGCGAGCCCGACCAGCAGCGCGAACGGGCTCGCCGCCAGCACGAGCCGCAGCACCGGGCGCGGCGCCACCCGGCCGCCGAGCCCGAGCGCCACCGGCACCGCGAAGAAGGGCAGGAGCCCCGCCACCTCGTAGCGCGGGAAGGAGCTCACCGCGAGCACCAGCGCGGCGGCGACGAGGAGCTTGGCGCGCGCGTCGAGCCGGTGGACGGGGCTGTCGGCGTATCCGAGGCGATCGAGCTCGCGCGCGGCGACCCGGCTCACCGGGCGTCGCTCCGGCCGGCGCGCCCGCGGCGCAGGAGCGCGGCGGCGCCGCCCACCAGGCCCAGGGTGGCGAGGAGCCCGAGCCCGCCGGCGAGCGAGGTGCCGAGCCGCGCCGAGCCGGGCGCGCGCGCGGGCAGGGCGTAGTCGGGGAGGAGCGCGGTGCGGGCCTGCACCGCCCGCAGCGCCGCGTGCGCCGCGCCGTCCTCGCGCACCGCGGCCCCGGAGCGCGCCAGCGCCCACTCGAGCCCGTCGGGCCGCGCCGAGGCGAACCAGGCGCCCACGCACCCCGTGAACACCGCGAGGGCGAGGACGGTGGGCGCGAGCGGCAGCCGCCCCGCGGCCGGGGCCGGCGCCGGGCCGGTCGCGCCGAGGCGCGAGGCGAAGCGGATCATGCCGGCGGTGACCAGTCCCTCGACGGCGCCGATGGGCAGGTGGACGCCGAGCATGAGCGCGGCGAAGCGGGAGAAGGGGAGGTCGGCGCGGCCGGAGAGCTGCGTCTCCACCATCACGCCGAGCGCGCCGAGCTCGGCGGCGAGCAGGGCCGGGGCGAGGCAGGCGAGGGTGAGCCGCGCCGGGCCGGGGGCGTCCCCCGCGAGCCTGCGCTGCAGCGGGAGCCCGAGGAGGGCCGGCCAGACGCCCATGTTGAAGAGGTTGCAGCCGAGGGCCAGCAGGCCGCCGTCGGCGAAGAAGAGCGCCTGCACCAGCAGCACCGAGGCCATCACCACCAGCGCCGCGCTCGGCCCGAGCAGGACCGAGAGGAGGAGCCCGCCGGCGAGGTGGCCGGAGGAGCCGGTCCCCGGGATGGCGAAGTTCACCATCTGGGCGGCGAAGACGAACGCCCCGAGCACGCCCATGAGCGGCACCCGGCGGGCCTGGTCGGGCTCGCGCGAGAGCCGGCGCGCCGCGCCCGCCACGAGCAGCCCGGCCGCCGCGTCGAACGCGAGGCCCACGGAGGGCGAGAGCAGGGCGTCGGCCATGTGCATGGTCGGTCGGGCGGCCGCGGCGGGAGCCGTAGCACGAGAACGACACTCGTATGCCTGGCGGGCCGGCTGGTCAAGGACGTTGGGGCCTCGGGGGCGGCCGCGCCGCGCCGCCTTCCGCTACACTCGCCCCCCATGCGCGCGCTCCTCATCGGCGGGACCCGCTTCGTCGGCTACCTCCTGGCGCGCCGGCTCCTCGCCGGCGGTCACGAGGTGACGGTGCTCAACCGCGGCACCCTCGCCGACCCCTTCGGCCCCGAGGTGGAGAAGCTCCGCGCCGACCGGACCGGGCCCGCCCTCGGCGAGGCGCTCCGGGGCCGGAGCTTCGACGCCGTCTTCGACTTCGCGGGCTACACCGCCGAGGACGGGCGGCGCGCGGCGGAGCTGCTCGACGGCCGGGTGGGCCACTACCTCGCCGTCTCCACCGGGCAGGTCTACCTGGTGCGCGAGGGGGCGCCGCGGCCGGCGCGGGAGGCCGACTACGACGGGCCGGTGATGGCCCGCCCCGCCGAGGCGGAGGAGCTCGCCGAGTGGGAGTACGGCGTCGGCAAGCGCGGCTACGAGGACGCGCTCCGGGCCGCCCACGCGGCGCGCGGCTTCCCGGTCACGGTGGTGCGCATCCCCATGGTGAACGGCGAGCGCGACTACTACCGGCGCATCGAGCGCTACCTCTGGCGGCTCGGGCAGGGCGGCCCGGTGCTCCTCCCCGACGGCGGCGGGCACGCCACGCGCCACGTCTACGGCGGCGAGGTGGCCCGGTTCCTGGCGCTCGCCGCCGGGCGGCCGGAGACCTTCGGGCAGGCCTACAACCTGGCCCAGGAGGAGACCCCGACCCTGCGCGAGCTCGTGGCCGCGCTCCGCGACCTCCTCGGCTCGGCGTCGCCGCTCGCAGCCGCGCCGGCCGAGCTCCTCCGCGCGCGCGGGCTCGACCCGCTCCTCCTCTCGCCCTTCAGCGGCGCCTGGATGAGCTTCCTCGATCCCTCGCGCGCCCGCGACGCGCTCGGCTTCCGGCACGAGCCGCTCGCCTCGTACCTGGGGCGGATCGTGGCGAGCTGGCTCGCACACCCGCCCGAGGACGCGCCGCCGGGCGCCGAGCGGCGCGGGGACGAGCTCGCGCTGGCGGCGGAGCTGCTGGGCTAGCTCCGGTAGTCCGCGTTCTCGGTCACGTACTCGTGGGTGCGGTCGGCGCCCAGCACCTCGCAGGCGCCGTCGCCCATCCCGAGCGCCACCGCGATCTCGACGCAGCGCTCGTGCGGCGGGTGCCGGTGCGGCGGCTGGAAGGTGAGCCCGTCCGGCGGCGGCGCGCTCGCGTACATCTCCGCGGCCTTGAGGTGGGCCACGAGCCGCTGCTCCTTCTCCGGGTCGAGCCGCATCGCGCCGCCCTCGAAGACCACCTCGCCGCCCACCGCGATGCGGACGCGGGCCGGGTCGAGCGGCATCCCCTCGCGCCCGGCCAGCTTGCCGATGGCGCAGAGGATCCGGCCGAGGTTCGGGTCGTTGCCGGCCACGGCGCACTGGAGCAGGGGCGAGTTCACGAGCGACTTGCCGAGCGCGCGGGCCGCCCGGGCGTCGGGCGCGCCCTCGAGCCGCGCCCGGATGACGTGGTGGACCCCCTCGCCGTTGCGGACCACGTCCTCGGCGAGGTCGCGGCAGACCTGGCGGAGCGCGGCCCGGAAGGCGGCGGCGTCCACCTTCGGCCCGGCGGCGGAGGAGACCAGCGCCACGGTGTCGGAGGTGCTGGTGTCGGAGTCGATGGAGATGCAGTTGAAGCTCGCCTCGTTCGCCTCGGCGAGCGCGGCGCGCAGCTCCTCGCGCGGCAGGTCGGCGTCGGTGAGGAGGAAGACCAGCATGGTGGCGAGGTCGGGCTCGATCATCCCGGCCCCCTTGGCCACCCCGACCAGGCTCGCGCCGCCGGGCAGCTCGGCGCGGCGGACCTTGGGGTAGAGGTCGGTGGTCATGATCGCCTCGGCGAGCGGCAGCGCGCTCTCGCCCTGCAGCGCGCCGGCCGCGGCCGGCAGCGCCGCGAGCATGGCCTCGACCGGCAGCCGCCAGCCGATGACGCCGGTGGAGGAGGGGAGCACCTCGGTGGGCGCCATCCCCAGGAGCCGGGCCGCCTCGGCGCAGATCCGCTCCGCCGCCGCCTCGCCGCCGGGGGCGCAGACGTTCGAGACCTTGTTGTTGACGACGAGCGCCCCGAGCCGGGGCTCGGCGAGCCGCCGGCGGCCCACCAGGACCGGCGCGCCCGGGAAGGCGTTCCGCGTGAACGCCGCGGCGAAGGCCGCGCTCGGGCGCTCCAGGGCGACGAGCGAGAGGTTCATGCGGGCCCGCTTCGACGGGACCTCCACCGGCGCGAACTCGAGGGAGGCGGTGCCGGTGCGGAAGCCCTTCGGCAGCCGGGACTGGGTCTCGAGCCAGGCGCGGTGCGCGGCGGCGCTCTGGAAGGTGAGGGCGGTGGAGTACATGCGGAGCCTCTACCCCCGGCCGGCCCGCCCGGTCAACGGCGCGGCGCGCCGGGCGCCCCGTCCTGCCGGAGCGAGGCGGCGAGCCCGTCCACCGCCGCCCGCAGCCCGCCGATGAGCTGGCCCACCTCGGCCAGGCTCGCGAGCTGCTCCTTCGTGCCCGCGGCGGCGCGGGCGATGGCGCCGTCGAGGCTGCCGATCGCCTCGCGCGCGTCGGAGAGGGTCTTCTGCACGTCGCCCGCCGCGCCGCGGGCGTCCTCGGCGAGCCGGAGCATGTCCTTCGAGATGACGGCGAAGGCCCGGCCCCGCTCCCCGGCGCGCGACGCCTCCACCGCCCCGTTGATGCTCAGGATCCGGCTCTGGAGCGCGATCTGCTGGACCCCGCTCACCACGTCGTCCGTGGCGGCGAGCCGCTCGCGGGCGGCGCCGGCCGCCTTCTCCATGCCCTCGACCAGCTCCGACGACTCGCGGGCGAGCGTCCCGAGCCGCGCCACGAGCCCCTGCACCCCGCCCGACACCTTGCTCGCGGCGTCCTGCAGCCGGCGCTGCTGGTCGAGCTCCTCCACCCAGGCGGCGAGCACGGTCGCGGCCACCCGGGCGAGCGGCTTCGACAGCGCGAGCGGGCCGGTGATGCCGAAGGTCCCGGCGCGCCGGCCGTCCACCACCACCGGGCAGCTGTAGCCCTCCCGCACCAGCGGGTTCGCGGCCGCCTCCTCGGCGGTGACCGCCGCCTCGTCCACCTCGCCGCGGAGGATGCGCTGCGCCCCGGCGTGCTTCTGGCCGATGCGGCTCCGGTCCACCGCCTTCACGATGGTGCCGGTCTCGTCGCAGATGATGAGGGGGAAGCCGGTCTCGGCCCGGAGGAACTCGAGGAAGCGGTCGGCGAGGCGCCAGAAGTCGGGACCGAGGGTCATGGTCTTGTTCCCCGGGGTGGGCCGGGATCATGGCACGGCCCCGCACCCTTCCGCCAGCCGCGTGGTAGAACCCGCGCCATGCAGCCCTGGGAGACGGTGGATCGCGCGCGCGCGCCCGACGGGACGGAGCTCGTGCTCGCCCGGCGGGGGGAGGAGTGGGTGGTGCGGGCCGGCGGGCACGTGCTCATGTCGTCGCGCGTGCACGGCTCGGAGGAGGCGCTCGCCGCGCTGGCGCTGCGCCGGGTCGATCGCCCGCGGGCCGTGCTGCTCGGCGGGCTCGGCCTCGGCTTCACGCTGCGGGCGCTGCTCGACCGGCTGCCGCCGGACGCCAAGGTGGTGGTGACCGAGCTCTCCCCCGAGCTCGCCGGCTGGAACCGCGACCACGTCGCGCACCTCGCCGGCCGGCCGCTCGACGACGCCCGGGCGCGGCTGCAGGTCGGGGACGTGCTCGGCCGGATCGCCGAGGCGAAGGGGGCCTACGACGCCATCGTCCTCGACGTGGACAACGGCCCCTCCGCGCTCGCCCACGCCGGCAACCAGAAGCTCTACCTGCGCAAGGGCATCGAGGCCTGCCGCGACGCCCTGCGCGGCGGCGGCGTGCTGGCGGTCTGGTCGGCCGGGCCCGACGAGGCCTACCTGGCCCGGCTCACCCGCGCCGGCTTCGACGCCCGCGCCGAGGTGGTGCCGGCGCGCCAGGGCGGCGGACAGAAGCACGTGGTGTTCGTGGCCAAGAAGGCGGCCGGGCGGCCGGTCGCGCCCCGGGGCGGCGCGGGTGGCGCGCAGGCGCCGCGGCGTGCTACGAAGCGCCGGCCTTGATCCGCTTCGACTCCATCGCCAAGCAGCACGGCCACCAGATCCTGTTCCTCGAGGCCTCCGCCGTCGTCCAGCGCGGCGAGAAGGTGGGGCTCGTCGGCCCGAACGGCGCCGGCAAGTCCACGCTCTTCCGGCTGGTCACGCGCGAGGAGGAGCCCGACGAGGGCCAGGTCTCCATCGACCGCGGCGTCACCGTGGGCCACTTCAGCCAGGACGTGGGCGAGATGAAGGGGCGCTCCGCCGTGGCCGAGACCATGGACGGCGCCGGCCCGGTCTCCGCCGTCGCCGCCGAGCTGGCCGAGCTCGAGCACGCCCTCGCCGACCCGGCGCGGGCCGACGAGCTCGAGGCGCTGGTCGAGCGGTTCGGCCACGTGCAGGCCCGCTTCGACGAGCTCGGCGGCTACGGGCTCGAGGCGCGCGCCCGCGAGATCCTGGCCGGCCTCGGGTTCAGCGACGCCATGATGGACGGCGACGTCGGCGCGCTCTCCGGCGGCTGGAAGATGCGCGTCGCGCTGGCGCGCATCCTCCTCATGCGGCCGGACGCCATGCTGCTCGACGAGCCGACCAACCACCTCGACCTCGAGTCGATCATCTGGCTCGAGGAGTTCCTGAAGGGCTACCCGGGCGCGCTCCTCATGACCTCGCACGACCGCGAGTTCATGAACCGGATCATCTCGAAGGTGATCGAGATCGACGGCGGCGAGCTCAACAGCTACTCGGGCGACTACGACTTCTACGAGAAGGAGCGGGCGATCGCCGACGCCCACCAGCAGGCGCAGTTCGACCGGCAGCAGGCGATGCTCAAGAAGGAGCTGGCCTTCATCGAGCGCTTCAAGGCGCGGGCCTCCCACGCCGCCCAGGTGCAGAGCCGGGTGAAGAAGCTCGACAAGATCGAGAAGGTCGAGCCGCCCAAGGTGCGCAAGACGGTCGAGTTCGAGTTCCGCCAGGCGCCCCGCTCCGGCGAGGACGTGGCCAAGCTCGCCGGCGTCACCAAGGGCTACGGCGCGCGCAAGATCTACGAGGGCTTCGACTTCCTCGTCCGCCGGGGCGAGCGCTGGGCGGTGATGGGCGCGAACGGCGCCGGCAAGTCCACGCTCCTCAAGCTGGTGGCCGGCGAGTCGCAGCCCGACCAGGGCGCCGTCACGGTCGGCGCGAGCGTGAAGATGGGCTACTTCGCCCAGCACGCCATGGAGCTGCTCTCGCCGGAGAAGACGGTCTGGGAGACGCTCCAGGACGCCTTCCCCAAGTCGTCGATCGGCTCGCTGCGCACCCTCGCCGGCTGCTTCGGCTTCTCGGGCGACGAGATCGAGAAGCAGTGCCGGGTGCTCTCCGGCGGCGAGAAGGCGCGGCTGGTGCTGGCGCAGATGCTCTACGACCCGCCCAACTTCCTCGTGCTCGACGAGCCGACCAACCACCTCGACGCCGCCACGAAGGACATGCTGGTGCGGGCGCTCCAGGGCTACGAGGGGACGATGCTCTTCGTCTCCCACGACCGGCGCTTCCTCTCGGCGCTGTCGAACCGGGTGCTGGAGCTCACGCCGGAGGGGGCCATCCCCTACGGCGGCGGCTACCGCGAGTACGTGGCCCGCAGCGGCCACGAGGCGCCGGGGCTCCGGAGCGCGACGAAGCGGTCCTAGGGCTCGCGACCCTGGGCGCTCGCGCGCCGCAACCGGGGCGGCCGCGAGGGGTTGAATGCGGCAGGGGCCCGCTGCGTCCCTCTCGCAGCAGCCCCCCATCTCGAAGGGAGACGCCCCGTGAAGACCCTCGCCGCGAAGCTCGCCGCCGCCGCCCTCGTCGCTTCCCTCTCCGTCCCCGCCCTCGCCGCAGAGGTGGACGCGCGCCAGGAGAACCAGCAGCGCCGCATCGCCGAGGGGGTGGAGTCTGGCCAGCTCACGCCGCGGGAGACCGCGCGGCTGGAGCGCAAGGAGGCCAGGATCCGCCGTGAGATCCGGCGCGACCGGGCCCAGAACGGCGGGAAGCTCACCCCGGCCGAGAAGGCCAGGATCAACCGCGAGGAGAACCGCACCTCGCGCCAGATCTACCGCGCGAAGCACAACGGCAACCGCACGTAGGGCGCGGTAGCCCGGTGCGCTACGGGGCCGGCGCGCCGGCCCCGACGCCCCCGCCGCGCTCCACCCCCCGCGCGCCGCGCACCGCCCCCCGGGCGAGCGCGGCCACGTCCTCGAGCCCCATCGCCGCCGCGATCCCGGCGAGCCGGGCCGCCGCCTCGGGGTCCCCCGCCGCCGCGAGGAGGTCCACCGCCACCGCGGTGAGCGGCCGCGGCGCCGGGGCCCGCTCCCGCCAGGCGCCGAAGACCGAGGCCACCGGGTCGCCGGTGAGGAGCCGCTCCTGCCACTCGCGCGGGAGCTGCCGGGCGGCGTCGAGCAGGATGGCCGGGGAGACGAAGGCGCTGCCGCGCGGGGAGGAGCAGGCCACGAGCTCGCCCGTCCCGAGCAGCCCCTCGATGCCGGAGCGGCGGAACTCGGGCAGCCCGGCCACCGGCACGCTGAGCCGCGGGCGGTTCGCCGCGCAGACGTAGAGGACCCACGCGAGCGCGCCCTGCCGCTCGATCGAGGCGGCCACCTCGGGCCGCTCGGCGCGGAACCGCGAGGAGACGTTCACGAACGCGTGGACGAAGCGCGTCCAGGCCGGGTCCGGCGCGTGCTGCGCCGTCGCGGGATCGGTGCCGCCGGGGAGGTCGACGAGGGGCATGGGGGCTCGGGAGCCCTGGACGGTGGACACGCCCCCGTCCCGCCGCGACTCCGCGCTTGGGGCGGCACACTTCCGGGAGGGAGCCCGCGCCGCCCCGCTACTCCGCCTCGAGCACCGCCCCGCTGGCCGCGTTGGTGACCTGCGCCGCGTAGCGGCGCAGCCACTTCGACCGGACCTCCCGCTTCCTCGGCTGGAACGCGGCGCGCCGTCGCGCCAGCTCGGCCTCGTCCACGCCGAGGACGAGCACCCGCTCCTCCACGTCGATGGTGATGGGGTCGCCG from Anaeromyxobacter paludicola harbors:
- the nikR gene encoding nickel-responsive transcriptional regulator NikR; its protein translation is MLERIGISLEHDLLAQFDRLIEEKGYENRSEAIRDLIREQLVARGWSEARGDEERVAVVTLVYDHDSSSLAQKLTHIQHENHLAVVSALHVHMDHHNCLEVLVLRGKAKEILRMGESLVSTKGVRYGKVVPATTGQELK
- a CDS encoding winged helix-turn-helix transcriptional regulator, which gives rise to MIETRRSGHLARAMNRNALPRRGDLYAPACPSRGVLDHVTSRWGVLVLVALLESTHRFSELRRKVAGVSEKMLAQTLQALERDGFVLREVYPVIPPRVDYSLTPLGREVAGHVEALTDWIEERLPRILEHRARHEEHRARHEEHRARQEDARAGHEAPRPRPARRA
- a CDS encoding SDR family oxidoreductase, which codes for MFVVTAATGKLGRHAVEALLQKVPAREIAAAVRHPEKAADLAARGVQVREADYTRPGTLQAAFQAGDKVLFISSSAVGERLPQHRAVVEAARKAGVALLAYTSLLRADRSTLGLAPEHKGTEELVRASGLPFVFLRNGWYLENYTENLGPALAHGAIAGCAGQGRIAAASRADYAAAAVEVLTGAGHEGKAYELAGDAPFTLAELAAEVSRQLGRTIAYADLPPEEYRKVLTAAGLPGPFVELLVDSDLGASRGELDDRTGELRRLIGRPTTSLAAAVKAGLGR
- a CDS encoding energy-coupling factor ABC transporter ATP-binding protein, producing MTGPAPAPGARPAELVALEGVAFRYPDGTEALRGVDLRLGEGERLGLVGPNGAGKTTLISLLAGLVEPSAGTARVAGLPLAPASLPEIRARTGFLFNDPDDQLFMPTVLEDVAFAPLAAGVPPAEAEARARAALEEMGAGRLAGRFPGHLSSGEKRAVTLAGALVTGPRLLVLDEPTAFLDPYARRQLLGRLSRLEQGLLVVTHDLELVVELCPRVAVLDGGRVVADGPTAAVLGDERLMAAHRLETPHILKHRHPHGGALRGG
- a CDS encoding energy-coupling factor transporter transmembrane component T family protein, producing the protein MSRVAARELDRLGYADSPVHRLDARAKLLVAAALVLAVSSFPRYEVAGLLPFFAVPVALGLGGRVAPRPVLRLVLAASPFALLVGLANPFLDTAPAAHVAGVAVRGGVLSLLSILLRFALCTSTLLLLVATTSMPRLVRGLRLLGTPAALTTQLQFLYRYLFLLVAEGERLQAARLLREPRRRLPRLATARGMLFTLLRRTWDRGERVYRCMQVRGFQGELPSLATERFRARDAAFLALGVTFCAAARLLPLSRWAGEALLSRLS
- a CDS encoding energy-coupling factor ABC transporter permease is translated as MADALLSPSVGLAFDAAAGLLVAGAARRLSREPDQARRVPLMGVLGAFVFAAQMVNFAIPGTGSSGHLAGGLLLSVLLGPSAALVVMASVLLVQALFFADGGLLALGCNLFNMGVWPALLGLPLQRRLAGDAPGPARLTLACLAPALLAAELGALGVMVETQLSGRADLPFSRFAALMLGVHLPIGAVEGLVTAGMIRFASRLGATGPAPAPAAGRLPLAPTVLALAVFTGCVGAWFASARPDGLEWALARSGAAVREDGAAHAALRAVQARTALLPDYALPARAPGSARLGTSLAGGLGLLATLGLVGGAAALLRRGRAGRSDAR
- a CDS encoding NAD-dependent epimerase/dehydratase family protein, translating into MRALLIGGTRFVGYLLARRLLAGGHEVTVLNRGTLADPFGPEVEKLRADRTGPALGEALRGRSFDAVFDFAGYTAEDGRRAAELLDGRVGHYLAVSTGQVYLVREGAPRPAREADYDGPVMARPAEAEELAEWEYGVGKRGYEDALRAAHAARGFPVTVVRIPMVNGERDYYRRIERYLWRLGQGGPVLLPDGGGHATRHVYGGEVARFLALAAGRPETFGQAYNLAQEETPTLRELVAALRDLLGSASPLAAAPAELLRARGLDPLLLSPFSGAWMSFLDPSRARDALGFRHEPLASYLGRIVASWLAHPPEDAPPGAERRGDELALAAELLG
- a CDS encoding bifunctional ornithine acetyltransferase/N-acetylglutamate synthase → MYSTALTFQSAAAHRAWLETQSRLPKGFRTGTASLEFAPVEVPSKRARMNLSLVALERPSAAFAAAFTRNAFPGAPVLVGRRRLAEPRLGALVVNNKVSNVCAPGGEAAAERICAEAARLLGMAPTEVLPSSTGVIGWRLPVEAMLAALPAAAGALQGESALPLAEAIMTTDLYPKVRRAELPGGASLVGVAKGAGMIEPDLATMLVFLLTDADLPREELRAALAEANEASFNCISIDSDTSTSDTVALVSSAAGPKVDAAAFRAALRQVCRDLAEDVVRNGEGVHHVIRARLEGAPDARAARALGKSLVNSPLLQCAVAGNDPNLGRILCAIGKLAGREGMPLDPARVRIAVGGEVVFEGGAMRLDPEKEQRLVAHLKAAEMYASAPPPDGLTFQPPHRHPPHERCVEIAVALGMGDGACEVLGADRTHEYVTENADYRS
- a CDS encoding sugar diacid recognition domain-containing protein, which translates into the protein MTLGPDFWRLADRFLEFLRAETGFPLIICDETGTIVKAVDRSRIGQKHAGAQRILRGEVDEAAVTAEEAAANPLVREGYSCPVVVDGRRAGTFGITGPLALSKPLARVAATVLAAWVEELDQQRRLQDAASKVSGGVQGLVARLGTLARESSELVEGMEKAAGAARERLAATDDVVSGVQQIALQSRILSINGAVEASRAGERGRAFAVISKDMLRLAEDARGAAGDVQKTLSDAREAIGSLDGAIARAAAGTKEQLASLAEVGQLIGGLRAAVDGLAASLRQDGAPGAPRR
- a CDS encoding spermine/spermidine synthase domain-containing protein → MQPWETVDRARAPDGTELVLARRGEEWVVRAGGHVLMSSRVHGSEEALAALALRRVDRPRAVLLGGLGLGFTLRALLDRLPPDAKVVVTELSPELAGWNRDHVAHLAGRPLDDARARLQVGDVLGRIAEAKGAYDAIVLDVDNGPSALAHAGNQKLYLRKGIEACRDALRGGGVLAVWSAGPDEAYLARLTRAGFDARAEVVPARQGGGQKHVVFVAKKAAGRPVAPRGGAGGAQAPRRATKRRP